From the genome of Clostridia bacterium, one region includes:
- a CDS encoding DUF4981 domain-containing protein produces MNVKDFQNPSVLHQGTEKTKSYFIPFADLENAGKNNKRFSPYYLLLNGNWDFAYYDRFYDVPENIGTLDTDDWDVLPVPSNWQMYGFDIPQYANVEYPIPVTEPFVPNDNPAGVYSRDFYLPESFENKDVFVTFEGVDSFFYLFVNGKELGYDKVPHSPTTFNITSALKPGKNNIRAVVLKWSDGTYLEDQDFYRLSGIFRDVYLTARSKVRIDDFFVRAGLTNTYKDGVLDIDFSFSGKPEVEISLYDAENKLILSDKTKKATYSCTLENVTSWNAEHPYLYTLVLKVDDQYIAKKIGFRTVEIADNCALLVNGVAVKLKGVNRHDSHPTLGHVTPISHIRHDLEQMKRLNINCIRTSHYPNTPEFVDLCSEYGFYVMDETDLECHGFIYLYSGYHAYNPKHVSHNPEWKNAYLDRAEKLFERDKNATSVLFWSMGNESDYGDNHIAMYHYFKGKDSTRLTHYENSNRHRLQSGEIQKEHAPEFDIISYMYSDVNQCIEEGKNLLKEKRPFFLCEYSHAMGVGPGDLKQYWDVFYKYPRCIGGCIWEWCDHTVVLEDEDGNKAYGYGGDCGEIINADNFCNDGLVRPDRTFSSGALEAKAIYQNVYVEEIDANKGEFRICNRFDFTNANNYQIVYEIEADGDILLKKELPRYSMQPHTSKKIVIDLSVLPESVKHGCHITFRTLTTTDSLWEKAGYETGFTHFALDVPEVKKAMALPGKVVAEFEDNEFLQLRGNNFTYLFNKIYGAFDVLSVGGADILADRTKFSVNAAEMDNFRPMWNKWYLGQSKHSVFRYNTAHNFETEWKEEKGAIVITAKQGVACPARKPFVNYTVTYTVTGDGVISVSVKGKADYEYFLPRFGMDFCLAAGSEKVEYYGMGPDENLNDMCHHTTVGHYKTTVDEQYVPYIKPQDHGNHTKTKWVSVVDELGRGILVRAKRGETFEFAVSHYSTENMMDAKHTWDLEKEDETYLRIDYKVTGTGSGSCGPLVSEKFRLLGDEEIAYSFEVLPLILDNDSPKDIA; encoded by the coding sequence ATGAACGTTAAAGATTTTCAGAATCCTTCGGTACTGCACCAGGGTACCGAAAAAACAAAGAGTTATTTCATCCCCTTTGCCGATTTGGAAAATGCGGGCAAAAACAACAAGCGGTTTTCCCCCTATTACCTGCTTTTAAACGGCAACTGGGATTTTGCCTACTATGACAGATTTTATGATGTGCCCGAAAACATCGGGACCCTTGATACCGACGACTGGGACGTACTTCCCGTGCCGTCCAACTGGCAGATGTACGGGTTTGACATTCCCCAGTACGCGAATGTGGAATATCCTATCCCTGTGACCGAGCCGTTTGTACCAAATGACAATCCGGCAGGGGTGTACTCCAGAGATTTTTATTTGCCCGAAAGCTTTGAAAATAAGGACGTTTTTGTAACCTTTGAGGGGGTAGACTCGTTCTTTTACCTTTTTGTAAACGGCAAGGAATTAGGCTACGATAAGGTGCCTCATTCCCCTACCACCTTTAACATTACCTCTGCGTTAAAGCCGGGCAAAAACAACATCCGTGCGGTGGTTTTAAAGTGGAGCGACGGCACATACTTAGAGGACCAGGATTTTTATCGCTTATCGGGTATTTTCAGAGATGTATATTTAACTGCCCGCAGTAAGGTGCGCATTGACGATTTCTTTGTGCGTGCAGGGCTGACCAATACCTACAAAGACGGTGTTTTAGACATTGATTTTTCGTTTTCGGGCAAGCCTGAGGTTGAAATTTCTCTGTATGATGCAGAAAACAAGCTTATTCTTTCGGACAAAACCAAAAAAGCGACTTATTCCTGCACTTTGGAAAACGTAACGAGCTGGAATGCAGAGCATCCGTATCTGTATACCCTGGTTTTAAAAGTGGATGACCAGTATATTGCCAAAAAAATCGGTTTCCGCACGGTGGAGATTGCAGACAATTGTGCCCTTTTAGTGAACGGTGTTGCCGTAAAATTAAAGGGTGTAAACCGTCACGATTCTCACCCGACCTTAGGACATGTGACGCCCATATCGCACATCCGTCACGATTTAGAGCAGATGAAGCGGTTAAACATCAACTGCATTCGTACCTCCCACTACCCCAACACCCCCGAATTTGTGGATTTGTGCTCCGAATACGGCTTTTATGTTATGGATGAGACGGATTTGGAGTGTCATGGCTTTATTTATCTGTACAGCGGATACCATGCGTATAATCCCAAGCACGTTTCCCATAATCCTGAATGGAAAAACGCGTATCTGGACAGAGCAGAAAAGCTGTTTGAACGGGATAAGAACGCAACCTCTGTACTGTTCTGGTCCATGGGCAACGAATCGGACTACGGGGACAATCACATTGCCATGTACCATTATTTTAAAGGCAAGGATTCCACAAGACTTACCCACTACGAAAACTCCAACCGTCACCGTTTGCAGAGTGGCGAAATTCAAAAGGAGCATGCACCTGAATTCGATATTATCAGCTATATGTACAGCGATGTTAATCAGTGTATTGAAGAGGGCAAGAATCTTTTAAAAGAAAAAAGACCCTTCTTCCTTTGCGAATACTCCCACGCAATGGGTGTAGGTCCCGGCGATCTCAAGCAGTACTGGGATGTATTTTACAAGTACCCCCGTTGCATCGGCGGTTGTATCTGGGAATGGTGCGACCACACCGTTGTATTAGAGGATGAGGACGGCAACAAGGCATACGGCTACGGCGGTGACTGCGGTGAAATCATTAACGCGGACAACTTCTGTAATGACGGCTTGGTGCGTCCTGACCGCACCTTCTCTTCGGGTGCTTTAGAAGCAAAGGCAATTTATCAGAACGTATATGTGGAAGAAATTGATGCAAACAAGGGTGAGTTCCGCATCTGCAACCGTTTTGATTTTACCAATGCAAACAACTATCAAATTGTATACGAAATTGAAGCGGATGGTGACATCCTTTTAAAGAAAGAGCTTCCCCGCTATTCTATGCAACCCCATACCTCCAAGAAAATTGTGATTGACCTTTCTGTTTTGCCTGAAAGTGTAAAGCACGGCTGTCACATTACCTTCCGCACCTTAACCACGACCGATTCCCTTTGGGAAAAGGCAGGGTACGAAACAGGCTTTACCCACTTTGCTTTGGATGTCCCTGAGGTGAAAAAGGCGATGGCACTTCCGGGTAAAGTGGTTGCAGAATTTGAGGACAATGAATTTTTACAGCTCCGCGGAAACAACTTCACCTATCTGTTCAACAAGATTTACGGTGCGTTTGATGTGTTGTCGGTAGGCGGTGCAGACATTCTTGCCGACCGCACGAAATTTTCGGTTAATGCCGCTGAAATGGATAACTTCAGACCCATGTGGAACAAGTGGTATTTAGGACAGAGCAAGCACAGCGTATTCCGTTACAATACGGCGCACAACTTTGAAACCGAATGGAAAGAAGAGAAAGGCGCTATTGTGATTACCGCAAAGCAGGGCGTTGCATGTCCTGCAAGAAAGCCGTTTGTGAACTATACCGTAACCTATACCGTAACGGGTGACGGTGTGATTTCCGTTTCGGTAAAGGGCAAAGCGGACTACGAATATTTCCTGCCCCGATTCGGTATGGATTTCTGCTTAGCTGCAGGCTCTGAAAAGGTGGAATACTACGGTATGGGACCTGACGAAAACTTGAATGACATGTGTCATCACACCACGGTCGGACATTACAAAACCACTGTTGATGAACAGTATGTACCCTATATTAAACCCCAGGATCACGGCAACCACACCAAGACAAAATGGGTTTCGGTTGTGGACGAGTTAGGCAGAGGTATCCTGGTTCGGGCAAAGCGCGGAGAGACCTTTGAATTTGCGGTTTCTCATTACAGCACCGAGAACATGATGGATGCAAAACACACCTGGGATTTGGAAAAAGAGGATGAAACATACCTTAGAATTGACTATAAGGTAACCGGCACAGGCTCAGGCTCCTGCGGTCCGTTAGTTTCTGAAAAATTCAGACTTCTGGGCGATGAAGAAATTGCCTACAGCTTTGAAGTTTTGCCTTTGATTTTAGATAACGACTCCCCGAAAGACATTGCGTGA
- a CDS encoding MATE family efflux transporter, translating to MAKFEKDLVQGSVIKQLILFSMPILLSNLIQTLYSVADMIIVGQFRGAAAMSGVNIGSQITFLITNMVFGLSVGATVLIGQYKGADNREGIKKTIGTLFSSLAFLAVVLTVLMLVVQKPLLKLIQTPPESFAEASKYFFVTTLGNIFIFAYNALSAVMRGLGDSKNPLLFVGVACVTNVVLDILLVPTFQSGATAAAVATVISQAVSVILCILYLKRNNFIFSFNRESFKVDKPSLKLILKLGIPSSIQNVATGASFLFLTTLVNSLGYEASAAVGAVGKLNGFAILPAAAMSSAVSAMVAQNLGAGRLDRAKRTTFCGIGIAVFISVVIFAFVTVFPELCMRAFTDEQAVIQKGVDYMAAFKYDYLIVPFVFCFNGLFIGSGHPTVSLINGMISSILFRIPASYLFGIAMAMGLFGVGLGAPVASGAALLFGLIFFLTGKWKKAIIKAEV from the coding sequence TTGGCAAAATTTGAAAAAGACCTGGTGCAGGGCAGTGTCATCAAACAGCTGATTCTGTTTTCCATGCCCATTTTATTGTCCAATCTGATACAGACACTTTACAGTGTGGCAGATATGATTATTGTAGGACAGTTCCGCGGTGCAGCGGCAATGTCGGGGGTCAATATCGGCTCACAGATTACCTTTTTAATCACCAACATGGTGTTTGGTCTGTCGGTTGGTGCGACCGTTTTAATTGGGCAGTACAAGGGCGCGGACAACCGCGAGGGCATCAAAAAAACCATCGGCACACTTTTTTCGTCGCTGGCTTTTCTGGCGGTTGTTTTAACGGTTTTGATGCTGGTTGTGCAAAAACCGCTTTTGAAGCTGATCCAAACGCCTCCCGAATCCTTTGCAGAAGCAAGCAAATATTTCTTTGTCACCACCTTAGGTAACATTTTCATTTTTGCTTATAATGCCTTAAGTGCCGTAATGCGTGGTTTGGGCGACAGTAAAAATCCGCTGCTGTTTGTGGGCGTTGCCTGTGTGACCAATGTTGTGTTGGACATTTTACTGGTGCCCACCTTTCAAAGCGGTGCAACGGCTGCAGCGGTTGCAACCGTTATCTCCCAGGCGGTCAGTGTGATTTTGTGCATACTGTATTTAAAACGCAACAACTTTATCTTTTCGTTTAACAGAGAATCCTTTAAGGTGGATAAACCAAGCTTAAAGCTTATTTTAAAGCTTGGCATCCCCTCATCCATTCAGAACGTGGCAACGGGCGCATCCTTTCTGTTTTTAACCACTTTAGTCAACTCCCTTGGCTACGAAGCTTCTGCGGCAGTGGGTGCTGTAGGTAAATTAAACGGCTTTGCCATTTTGCCTGCCGCAGCAATGTCCAGCGCAGTTTCTGCCATGGTTGCCCAGAATCTGGGTGCAGGCAGGCTTGACAGAGCAAAGCGTACCACCTTTTGCGGTATCGGCATTGCCGTTTTCATCAGCGTAGTCATTTTTGCATTTGTAACGGTATTTCCCGAGCTTTGTATGCGTGCCTTTACCGACGAGCAAGCGGTTATCCAAAAGGGTGTCGATTACATGGCGGCATTTAAATATGACTATTTGATTGTCCCCTTTGTGTTCTGCTTTAACGGTCTGTTCATCGGCTCGGGACATCCCACCGTATCTTTAATTAACGGTATGATTTCGTCTATTTTGTTCCGTATTCCTGCATCCTATCTCTTTGGTATTGCCATGGCTATGGGCTTGTTTGGCGTAGGTCTCGGGGCACCGGTGGCATCAGGCGCGGCATTGTTGTTCGGTCTTATTTTCTTCCTCACCGGTAAATGGAAAAAAGCAATAATCAAAGCGGAGGTATAA